One part of the Xylocopa sonorina isolate GNS202 chromosome 10, iyXylSono1_principal, whole genome shotgun sequence genome encodes these proteins:
- the Dmpd gene encoding F-box protein dampened yields the protein MVSTRQSSSMGGSNGAVPVTEVTDVSSSRRQEPVAIASTHNETSSWVPAPDSNLNLLDLPVEILEKIFSYLDYNTVAHLRPVCHQMDRVCGSILNSTFQKLQSQMLSRFQAIKAKMPRRESARRNHPLACESDIIETLHMRLTLLQMCFGKHIERKHCCFFPGEILDEVYRILYYVKITPKLARPYKVTDELFDLSAMAMEYFKERIEPRLPEIPYFGADFLDLAGTFSSSSNVTKPFMCLDTTPLTVGSGKSGNNSGEEGSPPHSSDEPGLLGSSVSPPQSNMVLRKRIRKIKQGMKRYNSQLSLMRRDLRSCKAKIAEQQKQIVEYATRLDENDKKNEETSRKFSTLLQELNKCKIELQYWRSKSPAIPVCVGCGQSVLVPTEDLQVLTNQGVMADTLDEGLDFIPIGNAQSPTEVAPQPTVTPQPSSPPSPPPPPPIVEMAPPKAPVPSLSSKRKSTTEEAPSDAVKKPRRAAKSRQVKRSKI from the exons atGGTGTCAACTCGGCAGTCTAGTAGTATGGGAGGAAGTAACGGAGCTGTGCCAGTTACCGAAGTTACAGATGTGAGTTCATCCAGAAGACAAGAACCCGTAGCAATTGCTAGCACTCACAATGAAACATCCTCTTGGGTACCAGCTCCTGATAGTAATTTAAACCTTCTTGACTTACCAGTCGAAATCCTTGAAAAGATTTTCAGTTATTTGGATTATAATACAGTGGCTCATTTGCGTCCG GTTTGTCATCAAATGGATCGCGTTTGCGGATCAATCTTaaattctacatttcaaaagcttCAATCGCAAATGCTGAGTCGTTTTCAAGCGATCAAAGCGAAGATGCCAAGGCGTGAGTCCGCACGTCGCAATCATCCGTTAGCGTGTGAATCAGATATCATTGAAACTCTTCATATGCGTCTCACATTGCTCCAGATGTGTTTTGGGAAACATATTGAGCGTAAACATTGCTGCTTTTTCCCTGGAGAG ATTTTAGATGAAGTTTATCGTATTTTGTATTATGTGAAAATTACTCCAAAATTAGCCAGGCCATACAAAGTTACAGACGAGTTATTCGATTTAAGTGCTATGGCTATGGAGTACTTTAAGGAACGTATCGAACCGAGATTACCAGAAATTCCCTATTTTGGAGCCGATTTCTTAGATCTTGCTGGAACGTTCTCCT CTTCTAGTAACGTGACCAAGCCATTTATGTGCCTTGATACTACACCCTTGACCGTCGGAAGTGGCAAATCAGGAAATAATAGTGGAGAAGAAGGATCTCCGCCACACTCTTCCGATGAGCCAGGTCTCTTGGGGTCCAGTGTGTCACCACCGCAATCGAATATGGTGTTACGAAAACGAATTCGTAAAATTAAGCAaggcatgaaaagatataatagccAGTTATCGTTAATGCGTAGAGATTTGAGAAGTTGCAAAGCGAAAATAGCGGAGCAACAAAAACAGATTGTCGAATACGCTACGCGTCTAGATGAGAACGACAAGAAGAACGAGGAGACCTCTCGTAAATTCAGCACACTCCTACAG GAATTGAACAAGTGTAAAATAGAACTTCAGTATTGGCGATCGAAGTCACCGGCGATACCAGTGTGCGTAGGCTGTGGCCAGTCTGTGCTAGTACCAACGGAGGATCTGCAGGTTCTGACGAATCAAGGTGTAATGGCGGATACGCTTGACGAGGGATTGGACTTCATCCCTATAGGGAACGCGCAGAGTCCTACAGAAGTGGCTCCACAGCCGACGGTCACACCCCAGCCTTCATCACCGCCgtcaccgccaccgccgccgccaatAGTGGAAATGGCACCGCCAAAGGCTCCCGTGCCTTCATTATCATCAAAACGGAAATCCACTACGGAGGAAGCACCGAGTGACGCGGTTAAGAAACCACGCCGTGCCGCCAAGTCACGTCAGGTTAAACGctcgaagatataa
- the Bigmax gene encoding helix-loop-helix-leucine zipper transcription factor bigmax → MADTLHKDGYEISNLAIRAAGGNMGGDNDMKLEPSSPTEKYTFSRCSSNGSVNTPSSSAHNTEDEDSDNKNSTISYKERRREAHTQAEQKRRDAIKKGYDSLQDLVPTCQNTDSSGYKLSKATVLQKSIDYIQFLLQQKKKQEEERNALRKEVVALQIMQANYEQIVKAHQTQPGHAEMRVSDETKFQVFQAIMDRLFQTFNNISVANFTELSGCVFSWLEEHCKPQTLREVVLSVLQQLNSQIS, encoded by the exons ATGGCAGATACGTTGCACAAAGATGGATACGAGATAT CGAATTTGGCAATACGTGCTGCAGGAGGTAATATGGGAGGAGATAACGATATGAAGCTAGAACCGTCTAGTCCTACGGAAAAGTACACGTTTTCTCGTTGTAGTAGTAATGGGTCTGTGAATACGCCATCTTCGTCTGCTCATAATACAG AGGATGAAGACAGCGATAACAAGAATTCAACTATAAGTTACAAAGAGCGTAGAAGGGAGGCTCATACCCAAGCAGAACAGAAACGAAGAGACGCCATTAAAAAGGGATATGATTCTCTCCAAGATTTGGTACCCACTTGTCAAAACACTGATTCCTCAGGCTACAAACTATCCAAGGCTACTGTACTTCAAAAATCCATTGATTACATACAATTTTTATTGCAACAAAAGAAGAAGCAAGAAGAGGAACGCAACGCGTTAAGGAAAGAAGTTGTCGCTTTGCAGATCATGCAAGCCAATTATGAGCAGATCGTGAAAGCGCACCAGACTCAACCGGGTCACGCGGAAATGCGTGTATCCGACGAGACAAAATTTCAAGTG ttCCAGGCAATTATGGATCGGTTGTTCCAAACGTTTAATAACATTTCCGTAGCAAATTTTACTGAATTATCTGGGTGTGTATTCAGTTGGTTAGAGGAGCATTGTAAACCGCAG ACTTTACGCGAAGTGGTACTGTCCGTACTCCAGCAGCTTAACAGCCAAATCAGCTAG
- the LOC143428463 gene encoding uncharacterized protein LOC143428463 — protein MGDEISIFLVVVLAIGGLMMMSALLACYACIFRDLCCRSEDRSKRRRPQSPHRETDDFNRPRMDMILLNDITQGESMPTESEKV, from the coding sequence ATGGGGGACGAAATATCGATATTTTTGGTGGTGGTGCTCGCGATCGGCGGTTTAATGATGATGAGCGCGTTGCTGGCCTGTTATGCCTGCATCTTTCGAGATCTGTGCTGCAGATCAGAAGACAGATCAAAGAGGAGACGCCCTCAGAGCCCTCACCGCGAAACTGATGATTTTAACAGACCTAGAATGGACATGATACTCTTAAACGACATCACTCAAGGAGAAAGCATGCCTACGGAATCGGAGAAAGTTTAA